One Nocardia iowensis DNA window includes the following coding sequences:
- a CDS encoding NDP-hexose 2,3-dehydratase family protein translates to MGKAAQIEHQSVATINDELAWRFARSAAVTATSLCSVAGFRDWFAACRRTEQLTVDRIPFTELVGWEFDDDGNLRHHSGRFFTIEGLDVRTDFGFVEHWQQPIINQPEIGVLGIVVKEFDGVLHFLMQAKAEPGNIGGVQLSPTVQATRSNYLRVHQGRPVPYLEHFLDAKPEAVLVDVLQSEQGAWFLRKRNRNMVVEATGPVSAMPGFCWLTLGVIRELLRQDNTVNMDARTVLACVPWRIDAARAERGDEFTRALARGLDPSAAARHGTAEILHWLTDLKSRHELRQRLMPLAEVADWRRGPNEITHVGGKYFRVVAARVSAGQREVDSWTQPLLAPVGQGVAVFLAKAIDGVLHLLVNAKLEAGVLDVAELAPSVQCQPANHHDLPAHRQPTFLREVIGGALGVVRYSGLQSEEGGRFQHADNLYQIRLLTADFPIAEPPGFRWMTPAQITNLLIHSNYANVQARSLMACLLASW, encoded by the coding sequence ATGGGGAAAGCGGCACAGATCGAGCATCAGTCGGTTGCGACGATCAATGACGAGCTGGCCTGGCGGTTCGCCCGCTCGGCCGCGGTCACCGCGACGTCGTTGTGTTCGGTCGCCGGGTTCCGGGACTGGTTCGCCGCGTGCCGCCGCACCGAACAGCTGACGGTAGACCGGATACCGTTCACCGAGCTCGTCGGGTGGGAGTTCGACGACGACGGCAATCTGCGCCACCACAGCGGCCGGTTCTTCACCATCGAGGGGCTGGACGTGCGCACCGATTTCGGGTTCGTCGAACACTGGCAGCAACCGATCATCAACCAGCCCGAGATCGGTGTGCTGGGTATTGTCGTCAAGGAATTCGACGGGGTGCTGCATTTCCTGATGCAGGCCAAGGCCGAACCGGGCAATATCGGCGGCGTCCAGTTGTCGCCGACCGTGCAGGCGACGCGCAGCAATTATTTGCGCGTGCACCAGGGGCGGCCGGTGCCCTATCTGGAACACTTTCTGGACGCGAAACCCGAAGCGGTTCTGGTCGATGTGCTGCAGTCCGAGCAGGGCGCGTGGTTTCTGCGCAAACGCAATCGGAACATGGTCGTGGAGGCCACCGGCCCGGTTTCGGCGATGCCCGGCTTCTGCTGGCTCACCCTCGGGGTCATCCGAGAATTGCTGCGGCAGGACAACACCGTCAACATGGATGCCCGCACCGTGCTGGCGTGTGTGCCGTGGCGGATCGATGCGGCGCGGGCCGAACGGGGCGACGAGTTCACCCGTGCGTTGGCCCGCGGGCTCGATCCCAGTGCGGCGGCCCGGCACGGCACGGCCGAAATCTTGCACTGGCTCACCGATCTCAAGTCCCGGCACGAACTGCGCCAACGACTCATGCCGCTGGCCGAGGTGGCCGACTGGCGACGCGGACCGAACGAGATCACCCATGTCGGCGGCAAGTATTTCCGGGTGGTCGCCGCCCGAGTGAGCGCGGGGCAGCGGGAGGTCGACTCGTGGACCCAGCCGCTGCTCGCTCCGGTCGGCCAGGGCGTGGCCGTCTTCCTGGCCAAAGCGATCGACGGCGTGCTGCATCTGCTGGTCAACGCCAAATTGGAGGCCGGGGTGCTCGATGTCGCGGAACTGGCGCCCTCGGTGCAGTGTCAACCGGCGAATCATCATGATCTGCCCGCGCATCGGCAACCGACGTTCCTGCGCGAGGTGATCGGCGGCGCCCTCGGCGTGGTGCGCTACAGCGGATTGCAGTCAGAGGAGGGCGGGCGGTTCCAGCACGCCGACAATCTCTACCAGATCCGCCTGCTCACC